A segment of the Xenorhabdus bovienii SS-2004 genome:
GGTTATTGGGTAACACAGTCGGTGATGGTACAGGCCAAAGACTTGCTACAGCCGCAGGTGCTATTGCTGGTGGGATGGCTGGCCAGGGGATTGAAGGGGCCATCAATAAAACGAAAGGTGTCGAATTAGATATTCGCACTGATAGCGGAAGGAATATCGTCGTAGTACAGAAACAGGATCAAGTCGTCTTCAGCAAAGGCCAACGTGTCAAGATCGCTGACGGTGGAAATTCGACTACAGTATCGCCACTCTGACATTATTAGTTCACGTACAATCAAACCAAAAAAATCGCGGCTTGCCAGTATCTACTGGACCGCGATTTTCTCTTTATCGGTTAATTTTTATATTACCTGTTTATGCAATTGGCTAATATTCTTCTCAATCTTTTTTATTACAGAAGCAAGCAGAATTAACTCATCATGAGTAATTCCCTCCAAGATATCTTTCCTTGTAGAGCCAATAACACTGTCAACTTCTCTGATAAAAGTTTCCGATTCCTCGGTTAATTTGATTCTTTTCGCACGCCTGTCATTAGCACATGTGTGACGTGTAATCAGTTGCTTTTCTTCTAATTGATCCAGAGTCCTCACCAAAGAGGGTTGTTCGATACCAATAGCTTTCGCAAGTTGTATCTGTGACTGCTCTGGTGGTAACTGACTAATATTGTATAGAGTAACCCAATGTGTCTGAGTTAA
Coding sequences within it:
- a CDS encoding glycine zipper 2TM domain-containing protein, with protein sequence MFKRFLVGAVVVTTLSGCADMGALSSDTYSIDQAKQVQNVTYGTILSVRPVYIKGAQAGNQNMLGLIGGAVLGGLLGNTVGDGTGQRLATAAGAIAGGMAGQGIEGAINKTKGVELDIRTDSGRNIVVVQKQDQVVFSKGQRVKIADGGNSTTVSPL
- the slyA gene encoding transcriptional regulator SlyA is translated as MELTLGSDLARLVRVWRALIDHRLKPLKLTQTHWVTLYNISQLPPEQSQIQLAKAIGIEQPSLVRTLDQLEEKQLITRHTCANDRRAKRIKLTEESETFIREVDSVIGSTRKDILEGITHDELILLASVIKKIEKNISQLHKQVI